The window CTCCTATTACTATTTTAGCTGCAACTGCTACCACTAAGGGACACTCAGTAGTAAGACCTCACACTGGAGTTTCTTGGCCTTGTTGCTGGATTGCTGCTGGATTCTCTATAGACAGAAATGTGTCAAAGTATTTGTCGTCTTTGAGCTCATTCTCCAGCATGTCAGGAATCTGTGAAGTTGGAGTCAGAAGGTACAGAGACACATCTTTAGTTATCCACCAACAGGAACGCCATTGATATGATATAAAATGAAAACAAAGTGTTAGTTCCTTTTGTGCCCTCGAGATGTTTCCTCTTCATCGTCAATAAGATGATGTTAATTTACCTGCATGCCATCGTCTGATTGTCTTCTCTCAGTCTTGGACTCAGTGTTCACAAATGCCACGAAATGGATCAGAGTGTAAATTCTAAaggaacaaaaataaaataataatcatgCAATAGCTATAAAATGGGTACGACTTCATGGATTCATTTATCATAACATAAAGGCAAACTAAATTACTTTAAGAAAATAGTATTTTGAAAATGTGGTTTAGAATTTGGTGATCCTgcctataaataaatacataattaaTTTAAATAATCACCTGTGGTAGAACATGGCAAAGAACTGGATCAGCAGTAAGGATGCAAATCCCAAAAGGAACATCAGTCCTACTGGATCGATAAATAGATACTCCCTAGTCTGAGTCAGATTGAGATTGGATTTTGGGATTTTGATGGTGACTGAGGTTCCAATGGCCTGAAGAGTGAACGTTGCCACCAGCCACATGGCATTGCAGATGAAAAAGATAAAAGTCACCTGTATGAAGAGGAGATGAGTTTCAATTAAAGGGATATGAACAAGATAGGCAAGCATGCACAGACAGTGGATTTCTCCAACTAGTGATAGTTTAGTGCTATTGAAACAATCTTTTTAATACCAGAGACAGACAAAGTACTACACCTTCTACTTCATGCTAATATCATGTACATTGAAATGAAAAGACAGCATACAGCCATAGCCATAGCCGCAGGGAAGTAGGAGTGTTGCAGCACCCCTGATAAATTGAAATAATTTAGCtaaaattttttaaaaattactAGTTTCAGGAAACAAGGCGTATGTTGCGCATCATTACTTCACGGGAAGTCATGTTGCGCATCATTACTAAAATGTGTTTTGTGGCAGAAATGACATCTGGAATATGAACTTTAaatgtgccttaatatcaaacttgtatgcATTTTGTAAATACTAAGAaagttgttaaattacgagcctagttggtttagtcaaggaaaaagtcaggaaccttcccgctagccgtgattggctgagataatgtatgggctggacatgccgagagatggtcgagagatgcagagagatggtctgccatgtagcaagattctgtctataatatgagctgctcagtatgtgtaggtaatcctttctaatccACCTTTTTTGAAAAACATGAAGAACTGCAAAAGTCTAGCTCTAATGctttccactttctggaggactcaGTTTTGAGATCAATGGAATGCccagtggaagcagagtatgatagctaaggagatgaagAAAATGATGGCGTTGGTTTGCAAATATGCGgagggagtcaaaaagagaacacacagaaagctgttgtataaaacatctgactctggattacatcttcaaaccaagggcaaccatggcatctgtgacagagagggagaagcattcaTCCGAGTATATGGGTAAGAGGGTCTAGCTAGCGACATTTTCcgatattatacgtttctaattttgtccaaaaatcattttcattgcaagttaaagcttacATTACCTGGCTGGCAGGGCTAGCTAATGTTagatgtatgatctgtgtagtaatattatttgtatctcagagccatttgcatttcTAGTTATAACAcaatgttagctagttggctgacattgaacctagttggttggCTCTAGctacagattcatgcagggtagtaacgtagggatggtgccaggttacctacagacgtgacgcttggtattcaatCTTCGTTTAATCAAACCCGAGAatctcagagtcctttaggtgccttttggcaaactcccagTGGGCTGTCATttgcttccgtctggcaactctaccataaagacctaattggtggagtgctgcagagatggttgcctttctggaaggttctcccatctccacagaggaactttagagctctgtcagagtgaccatcgggttcttggtcacctccctgaccaaggcccttctccaacaATTGCTCAGTTtcgccgggcagccagctctagaaagagtcttggtgattccaaacttcatccatttaagaaaaatggaggccactgtgttcttggggaccttcaatgctgcagacatttttttggtacccttccccaaatctgtgcctcgacacaatcctgtctcggagctctacggacaattcctcaactgtgggaccttatatagacagatgtgtgcttttccaaatcatgtccaattaattgaatttaccacaggtggactccaatcaagttgtagaaacatcttaaggatgatcaatggaacaggattcacctgagctcaatttcgagtctcatagcaaaggtatttccaatttttatttgtaatacatttttatgTGTATTGCTATTAATATTGTACAATCTGTGTGTCTCTTTATTGGCCTGGGCTACTGTTTGCATTCTAGAcccagtttcccaaaagcatcttactGTCAGTTTGACACTGTCAGAGTAGCCACTCATTTCTGCCATTTGTGTGGCATTAAAAAAGATAATGCTAATGTCTTATTTCATGTAAATGTTGAAATGCGTTTATAAAAAGGTCCATTTCTTCCCAGaccctgcaacaacaacaaaaaagcccaTACAGCTGTATGTGGAAATCCTAAAAACGCATCTTCTAAACTGTATGCCGTAACACTAATGTCATTTATAgatgcatgcaatgctttatcATAAAGGGGATCCCCCCCAGCACCACCCACTCAAAACAGGAGCTATGCATACAGCATACCTTGTTTCTCAGTTCTTTTAGGTCATTTGTGATTTTCTTCTGTTTTTCTTTATCCTCAGCCAGAGGTTCCAAATAGAGCTTCTGGAGCTCTCTCCAAAAGTCCTCCTCTTCCTGAAGCACACCAAGAGACACTTATTAAATAGTCAAGTCAGATATCTTCAGTGTATAGTGAAACATATGTGATTCTGGATGTAGTGACATACCAACAACGTGAAGCGGTTAGATAACTTTATATGTATCTTGTAGCTTTTATGTCATTCATAATATTATGTTGGTAACAGAATAGGAAATCTACCTTCACAAGAAAATCTTCATTTAGAGGGAAGTCATAGGACTTCTTCTGCAGTTGTGTTACAAAGTCTGTAGATacaaagaatcaaatcaaatcttagttattttattagtcacatgcgccgaatacaactggtgtaaacTTTACAGAGAAATGCTTGGTTATGAACCTTTCCCAGCGatgcagttaaaaaatatatataaaataaaatagtaacttccacaagaaaaacaaaataaaatacacaaaaattgagctacatacagggagtatcagtaccagtaCAATGAAGAGGGGACATAGTTGGCACAGTGTGCAGAGTAAAGGTTACTAGGTGAAGTCTAAATGTGTGTGTTACTTTCTCACGTTTGTAAGATAATATCATAATGTCTTCATTTTTAAAGTCACACAGTGGAAAGATTGTAATAGATCTATTCAAAAATATACTCACTTTGTTCAGTAGACTGATGAGAACAGAATTCCACATTCCTAGATTGAAAGAAATCAAACATTATCTGGTGTGCATTCCACACAGCTTTCTCAATTACACACATCAAAATAGGAGAAAATGAAGAATACACACTTTAAGAGAAAGATTTAAAGACGTTAGATGAAAATATATTGTGTATGGAAATAATGAATCACTCCCGAAACGGAGCCTTGTGGAATGCCACATATAGCCTTGGAGTATAAGACTTATCATTGAATTGGTACCTGTCAATTATTTTAATTAGAACGTAGTACAGTATTTTGGAGTTATGCTTCGGAAAAAAATACAGATCCAAATACTATGCTTACGGTTTACACAGAAGTGGTGAAATCATGTAAACACTCCAGACACTCAAAATGTAAATACCTGTTGTTGTCCTGAGAGGTCAGATTAGGGTTCACCTTTGGCTCATTAGCCAACACAACTGTTTCTGGCAACTGACCATTCTGGTCTGCCACTTTTCCACTGTCCCAGCAGAGAAACTTGCAGCACTTGGCCTGTAAGATGCGCTGTGTGATGGCCTTGGCTGGTGGTGGCGCAGCGACTTGGACACCTGTCTCCCGAGTGCCCCAGGACACATTGTTCATGTTGACCATGGAGTAGATGGTCAGTAGGAGGTAGCCACTGGGGATAGAGATGAAGTACAGGAGGCCGTAGACGACCAGATGGAACTCCTTGGGGTGGAGCGCTGCTGTGATGATGTTCATCAGCACCAGGCCTATGATAAACAGGCCGCTAGGAGTCCAAATGGTTTGCTGCTCAACCATAGCACCTGAGATGAACAGAGATAGTTAACATAATGAGAAAGAATTGACATTTTGTATTTAATGAATGTCCCAGTTTGATCTTGCCCATTACGTTGAACGGTCAGTCCGTAACGCTGAGGTTTGTATTCGAGGTTCAACTTTATGTTGATTGAGATGAAGTCCTAGTCTAGTGTCATCATTTACCTACGATGGACAAAGCGGTTCCTATCATGAGGAAAGCGTACAAGACACTCATGACGGCTGCTATGGCGATCTGTGTGTCCGATTTCAGCTTGAAGCACAGCAACAGGTACACCACAGGGGGCACTGTTGCAAGGACCAAAGCAACGTTGGGATCGATGTCTAGTATGAACGACAAGCTTCCTAAAAAAAAGAGAAAGGACCAGAACTATTATGAACGATATTCCTCTTCCTTCGGTTTACAAAATGTTTGTATCCTGTTACATTCCAACAACAAACTACCCCAAAGCTAGAGCTGTATGAGGCCCCTGACAGGCAGGTTGCCATGGATACCTGAGATCATTAGGCAGATTGTGGCCGGGCCTAGGATGGAGGCGGCCATGCTGAGAATCTGGTAGAGGATGAAGGGTTTGGAGATAGAGCTGTTCCTCTGGGAGGTCAGAGACCCTGAGCCCAGCAGATCGATGGTGTTGGCCATGGTGGAGGGCCCCCAGCGCCGACGCTGGTTATAGAACTCCTTGAAGTCCTGGGGGGCGTTGGTGTAGGCGTCGGACGCAGCGTTGTACTCCACCCTCCAGCCCTGCTGCAGCAGGAGAGTGCACAACCAGCGGTCTTCACCTGTAACAGAGCAGAGGGAGGTACTGTAGACGAGAGAGTACTACACAGACAAGTAGCTCTGTTCTTCGAGTGACTGTTGTCCAGGAATAAAGATTTACCTTGATCGTACTGTACGTAGTGGCTAGCCTCCGTGGCCTTAGTGGTGTATCTCTTCATGACGTTGTCGTCCATGAGGGCTGTGCCCCTGAACAGACTGAAGCAGCCGGGGCTGCAGAGCACGCTACCAAACACGTGCTCTGCAGTCTTCTGAAGCCAGTGGCCCACCGCATACTCAAACTTCTGATACCATACCATAGGACCTGGGGCAATATAACAGAATGATCCGACGTGGGATAGCACACCATAGGGTATATTCTTGCCTTTTATGTCTAGTGTTATATTGTAAAAAGTGTTATGAATGTACTTTAAACACGTTTTATTCCATTCGACCATAGAACCTGAGTAGATATCTGTATAATAGGGGCCATAAATGATGTATATTATACCCTAACTGTACATATAGTGTTCACATACAATATTGATTTAGGCCCGGGGAAATATAGTGAAAAAAAGCAGGTACCATTGGACTCAAACTTAAACTTAAatagtcttggttggtgagtacATCCAATAAACAATTAAACCAATAAGATGATCCGGGTACATTGTTCAGTTGTGGCTATCTATGAGATATGACATCTCCCGAACAATCATTTGATTCCTATTACGATTCACACGAAAGCTTTACCTACCTGTGCCTGTCGGGTGAATCCTCCCACATGCCGCACCCACACGTGGATAAAGTTTCAGTCGATCTATTAGGAGCATTACAGCATAGGGCTGGAAGTCGGTGTCCCCATCCAAAGCCAGGAGATAGGTATTGTCCTTCTCTTTCTAACAAAATACAAGAGTATCAGTCCCATTTCttatgtaatatacagtataacaatAATAGAACAACAATTTATCCAAGTCAGGATGCTAGAATTATAATAAATAATTGTTTGTGCTGTTTACCATCATCTTTTCCCTCAGCTCGCGCTCATCTTCACCCTGCTCAAACTTCTCGAAATACTTCCTGGTGAGTCGCCAGCCGAGAATGTAGTACAAGTACATAATCTGTAACAATGAGTGAACTAATCAAGTCTGTGGTTTCATGTCTAATTCAACTTCATCATCCGACTTTAATTCAGGTATATCACTTTCAATGGAATCGTAGCTTCGTGATTGTACAATCACAATTGAAATAGTGTTAGACCTTTCACAGACATGTGGTAAACTGTATATTGACAGCGTTGTCTCACCTGAGACCATCTCTTCTTGTGGCGGATCAGTAGCTTGTCCTTAAAGTGCACCATCAGCAGGTTGCCATTAGGGAGGGTGTACTCCAGTCGACCTCCGTAAGGGGTGTGCAGGATCCTCTGGCATGGAAGGGGTGGGCTCTCTTTGAAGATGCATGAATCCTTCTCATTGAAGATACTGAGGATGAAATGAGGGAAAGTTTATGTACATTATTATCCTCACCCGTACTGTTAAATCTGCAGTGTACACTGGGTTAGCAGTGCTGGGATTGAGTTACATTAGCACACTGAGCACCCCAGCAGTGGGGATCAAACTCGCTGCTTTGACGCGTGCAGGTATTTTTCACTACACTCTGCTGTCAGAGGAGATGTCAACTGTGTGCGTTCCCTGAAGTGACAATTTACCCTGATGACATTGCCATGGAAAGTCTCATTAGGTTTTTATGCTTACTTTAGGCTCAACTTTTGACCcttttttaaacatgtttttcccctactgtctgtgtttgttttctaCTTGGACAAAAATGACATTCCTGATTGCGTAAGAGTTATTAAAATCTTTAGTTTGGCCATCATTCCAGTTCTcctgatttgtatttatttatcagGCACACACTTTAACAAATAATGACATTGATGGCGTTTTGTTACAAATGGTGGAGAATGTGGGTAGAGCATCCCCTGGTGGTTTTC of the Oncorhynchus tshawytscha isolate Ot180627B linkage group LG31, Otsh_v2.0, whole genome shotgun sequence genome contains:
- the LOC112233133 gene encoding chitin synthase chs-2-like, which produces MPFFGIVTNVTMLNSISILSSIFQVGAQCIARERKRFIVPPLISLVLILSGYVLFILSYLLKEDRGMNVWIGLAIMGTIFVSLNWWENYSTLFKSSFLNSISEDIARCRNVVSILSSLVRIMVTAAVVGAYIPLSGRVWSSVTSVPGDVRLVILILVAVQIVSSALCHWFVVVACKMHAMRRSFLLPMYLASLGVLAVFVAPVIIFFQNSNDSRGANYTITEYCNDITYGRGLSGDTFWFERLVRDITHTLCPQHMTDLTEMGLLGGSALCWWLGWMLCTMHIWFLQLQRIERTQNLFVRRMYEGPFLEQSMLLNTRFEIQRKKTIHRQTDPVTVYLCATMWHESYDEMMKMIISMFRLDKYRPRKDTNNDVSFESHIYFDDAFKDVKGSKGRHVNEYAEDLVEVIREVYNIFNEKDSCIFKESPPLPCQRILHTPYGGRLEYTLPNGNLLMVHFKDKLLIRHKKRWSQIMYLYYILGWRLTRKYFEKFEQGEDERELREKMMKEKDNTYLLALDGDTDFQPYAVMLLIDRLKLYPRVGAACGRIHPTGTGPMVWYQKFEYAVGHWLQKTAEHVFGSVLCSPGCFSLFRGTALMDDNVMKRYTTKATEASHYVQYDQGEDRWLCTLLLQQGWRVEYNAASDAYTNAPQDFKEFYNQRRRWGPSTMANTIDLLGSGSLTSQRNSSISKPFILYQILSMAASILGPATICLMISGSLSFILDIDPNVALVLATVPPVVYLLLCFKLKSDTQIAIAAVMSVLYAFLMIGTALSIVGAMVEQQTIWTPSGLFIIGLVLMNIITAALHPKEFHLVVYGLLYFISIPSGYLLLTIYSMVNMNNVSWGTRETGVQVAAPPPAKAITQRILQAKCCKFLCWDSGKVADQNGQLPETVVLANEPKVNPNLTSQDNNRNVEFCSHQSTEQNFVTQLQKKSYDFPLNEDFLVKEEEDFWRELQKLYLEPLAEDKEKQKKITNDLKELRNKVTFIFFICNAMWLVATFTLQAIGTSVTIKIPKSNLNLTQTREYLFIDPVGLMFLLGFASLLLIQFFAMFYHRIYTLIHFVAFVNTESKTERRQSDDGMQIPDMLENELKDDKYFDTFLSIENPAAIQQQGQETPV